The Clostridioides difficile genome has a segment encoding these proteins:
- a CDS encoding methyltransferase domain-containing protein, whose protein sequence is MKSILYQINRQPVKAKYTSDELECFLDTIEYNVGDKILLVGHIGSLGKRLRGLGTSVTILENSNYEDVCYSLVYNENCNVVKGKLEFLPFDDNHFNKIIIVDQFNVITDCEKASSEIQRVLKGNGEVILEDLNLKNLKVKLNYLKHKFCGSVAKIHYPHEVFNIFSRLNFDGMIKESNKLKYIYVGKRR, encoded by the coding sequence GTGAAAAGCATATTATATCAGATAAATAGACAGCCAGTTAAAGCTAAATATACATCTGATGAATTAGAATGTTTTTTAGATACAATTGAGTATAATGTAGGGGATAAAATATTGCTTGTTGGTCATATAGGAAGCCTAGGCAAGAGATTAAGAGGTCTTGGTACTTCTGTAACAATACTAGAGAATAGTAACTATGAAGATGTATGTTATTCTTTAGTATATAATGAAAATTGTAATGTAGTTAAAGGTAAGTTAGAGTTTTTGCCATTTGATGATAATCATTTCAACAAGATAATAATAGTAGACCAATTTAATGTTATTACAGATTGTGAAAAAGCTTCATCTGAAATACAAAGAGTTTTAAAAGGTAATGGAGAGGTTATATTAGAAGATTTAAACTTAAAAAATTTAAAAGTTAAACTAAACTATCTTAAGCATAAATTTTGTGGTTCTGTAGCAAAGATTCACTATCCACATGAAGTATTTAATATATTTTCAAGATTAAATTTTGATGGTATGATTAAAGAGTCAAATAAATTAAAATATATTTATGTGGGAAAAAGAAGATAA
- a CDS encoding anion permease, with amino-acid sequence MVAILKALYVVFAAIFAVVFGKDVAKANKEGKLEEQSTPKVAVTGFITDFFDTLGIGSFAPTIAMSKALKLNIPDKKMPGTLNVAHTIPVVTEAFIFTSIIPVDGVTLVSMVVAAAVGSYIGAGIIAKMDERKIQMVMGVTLALTAILMLLGHPWVNVLPGGGNELGLTGVKLVIGVLGNFILGALMTAGIGLYAPGMAMVYFLGMSAKVAFPIVMGSCALLMPVASMKFIKEDAYTKKASVIIAICGLIGVFVAAYIVKTLPMDILKALVIIVIAYTSATMIMAANKNKKTA; translated from the coding sequence ATGGTAGCAATCTTAAAGGCATTATACGTAGTATTCGCAGCAATCTTTGCAGTTGTATTTGGTAAAGACGTAGCTAAAGCAAACAAAGAGGGGAAACTAGAAGAACAAAGTACTCCAAAAGTTGCTGTAACAGGATTTATAACAGATTTCTTTGATACATTAGGAATAGGCTCATTTGCTCCAACAATAGCAATGTCAAAAGCTTTAAAATTAAACATACCAGATAAGAAAATGCCTGGTACGTTAAACGTAGCACATACTATTCCAGTTGTTACTGAAGCATTTATATTCACATCAATCATACCAGTTGATGGTGTAACTCTAGTATCTATGGTTGTAGCAGCAGCAGTTGGTTCATACATAGGTGCAGGAATAATAGCTAAAATGGACGAAAGAAAGATACAAATGGTTATGGGTGTGACTCTAGCATTAACAGCAATATTAATGTTATTAGGTCATCCTTGGGTGAATGTATTACCAGGTGGAGGAAATGAATTAGGTCTTACTGGTGTTAAATTAGTAATAGGTGTATTAGGTAACTTTATATTAGGTGCTTTAATGACAGCTGGTATAGGTCTATATGCTCCTGGTATGGCAATGGTTTACTTCTTAGGAATGTCTGCAAAAGTTGCGTTCCCAATAGTTATGGGTTCTTGTGCATTATTAATGCCAGTTGCAAGTATGAAATTCATAAAAGAAGATGCATATACTAAAAAAGCATCAGTTATAATAGCTATCTGTGGTTTAATAGGGGTTTTCGTAGCAGCATATATAGTAAAAACTTTACCAATGGATATATTAAAAGCATTAGTAATAATAGTTATAGCTTACACTTCTGCTACAATGATAATGGCTGCAAATAAAAATAAAAAGACTGCTTAG
- a CDS encoding single-stranded DNA-binding protein: MIAVKDENNVVNLRGELDNKLEFSHEIFGEKFYNVKIKINRLSDSFDTLPMTVSERLLQDIDINKQNLVNVVGQLRSYNKTLNNKNRLVLTVFVREIKAIDEENKDPNSIFLDGYVCKEPVYRKTPLGREITDLLVAINRPYNKSDYIPSIVWGRNAKFAKNLKVGDRIQLWGRVQSREYEKKIDEDNVVKKMAYEVSISKIKRLDENNND; the protein is encoded by the coding sequence ATGATAGCTGTTAAAGATGAGAATAACGTAGTAAACTTAAGAGGGGAGTTAGACAACAAGCTAGAATTTAGTCATGAGATATTTGGAGAGAAATTTTATAATGTAAAAATAAAAATAAACAGATTAAGTGATTCATTTGATACACTTCCTATGACTGTGTCAGAAAGACTTCTTCAAGATATTGATATCAATAAACAAAATTTAGTCAATGTTGTAGGTCAATTGAGATCCTATAATAAAACCTTAAATAATAAAAATAGATTAGTGCTTACAGTGTTTGTTAGAGAAATAAAGGCTATAGATGAGGAAAATAAAGACCCCAATAGCATATTCCTAGATGGATATGTATGTAAAGAACCTGTGTATAGGAAAACTCCTTTAGGAAGGGAAATAACTGATTTATTAGTGGCTATAAACAGACCTTATAATAAATCTGATTATATACCATCAATAGTTTGGGGAAGAAATGCAAAGTTTGCAAAAAACTTAAAAGTTGGTGATAGAATACAGCTTTGGGGTAGAGTTCAAAGTAGAGAGTATGAGAAAAAAATAGATGAGGATAATGTAGTGAAAAAAATGGCATATGAAGTATCTATATCAAAGATAAAAAGATTAGATGAAAATAATAATGACTAA